In a genomic window of Polycladomyces abyssicola:
- a CDS encoding YaaC family protein, giving the protein MIHPTEETVWSLFLRLENEPAAKRFLTERYREQGVENAERAAYLSSQPFRYYLTLGRETIHSLRTCDPLIQPLPAYYGMMHLMKAIVLSRMPDYPQNTSVLRHGLSTRKRKKSLFRFRDEEVRVQKEGLFPLLLGLFGIWGLEGEVLFLKELWGLIPELQETYQFLYGHTTLYPIICHEEDVTTPFYSVSEKLLDALHLTPDGWIRRLNGSKKAGNHTFILLSANNGRVSFQLQSDHDKPTRLEEVHPWFRASLTNQTFVYTGENAVCGLLPELLVHYAILFALSMLCRYETPLWAEMNLEGTADETALIRSFLLLVRIKMPLLVWDALWCRNGCFHNSSTGCG; this is encoded by the coding sequence GTGATCCATCCGACGGAAGAAACCGTCTGGTCGCTGTTTTTGCGGTTGGAAAATGAACCCGCGGCCAAGCGGTTTTTGACCGAACGCTACCGGGAACAGGGAGTAGAAAATGCGGAAAGGGCGGCATATCTCAGTTCCCAACCGTTCCGCTATTACCTCACACTTGGCCGGGAGACCATCCACTCCCTACGGACATGTGACCCGCTGATTCAACCACTTCCCGCCTATTATGGCATGATGCATTTGATGAAGGCGATCGTACTGTCACGGATGCCTGATTATCCCCAAAACACATCGGTCCTGCGGCACGGACTCTCTACACGCAAACGGAAAAAAAGCTTGTTCCGCTTTCGGGACGAAGAAGTGCGTGTGCAAAAGGAGGGATTGTTCCCTTTGCTGCTTGGCCTGTTTGGGATATGGGGACTGGAGGGCGAAGTGTTGTTTCTGAAGGAATTATGGGGATTGATTCCGGAATTGCAGGAAACGTACCAGTTTCTTTATGGGCACACTACGCTGTACCCGATCATCTGTCACGAAGAGGATGTTACAACCCCTTTTTACTCGGTTTCGGAAAAATTACTCGATGCATTGCACTTGACGCCTGACGGCTGGATTCGACGATTGAACGGATCAAAGAAAGCGGGGAATCATACATTCATCCTCTTATCCGCCAATAATGGCCGCGTATCCTTTCAACTGCAATCCGATCATGACAAACCGACCCGGTTAGAAGAGGTACACCCCTGGTTTCGCGCTTCCCTGACGAATCAAACCTTTGTCTATACCGGGGAAAACGCCGTATGCGGACTCCTCCCCGAGCTGTTGGTCCACTATGCCATCCTGTTTGCACTCAGTATGCTTTGCCGCTATGAAACACCTTTGTGGGCGGAAATGAATCTTGAAGGTACGGCGGATGAAACAGCATTGATCCGTTCATTTTTGCTTTTGGTGCGAATAAAGATGCCGTTGTTGGTATGGGATGCCCTGTGGTGCCGGAACGGATGTTTCCACAATTCCTCCACGGGTTGTGGATAA